Proteins from a genomic interval of Halomonas alkaliantarctica:
- a CDS encoding ABC transporter ATP-binding protein has translation MASVTLNKINKVFGSDHIINDVDLHIGDGEFVVFVGPSGCGKSTLLRLIAGLESISDGDLYMGGTVVNDLPPRERGVGMVFQSYALYPHMTVYDNMAFGLKLAKTAKETVHERVMTTAKILQLEELLHRKPKALSGGQRQRVAMGRAMAREPRILLFDEPLSNLDASLRVQMRNEIARLHNRLGSTMIYVTHDQVEAMTLADKIVVLNGGFVEQVGSPHELYQRPATKFVAGFIGSPTMNFMPTELIAGDANGCRVRAAGIGELTLPQNAQQLRSGEALTLGIRPEHLCLAAPTDDNCFDIVNVEYLGNEVYVYLEPKQGDTLLIHRSEAPSQWQEGQQVSLAADWEKVHLFDESGTALTLPTQQAAA, from the coding sequence ATGGCAAGTGTTACGCTTAACAAGATCAATAAAGTGTTTGGTAGCGATCACATTATCAACGATGTGGATCTGCACATTGGCGACGGTGAGTTCGTAGTCTTCGTCGGCCCCTCCGGCTGCGGCAAGTCAACGCTTTTACGCCTGATCGCCGGTTTGGAATCGATTAGCGATGGCGATCTGTATATGGGCGGAACGGTAGTCAACGACTTACCGCCCAGGGAGCGCGGGGTGGGCATGGTGTTTCAGTCCTACGCGCTCTATCCGCATATGACCGTTTACGACAACATGGCGTTTGGCCTGAAGCTGGCTAAAACCGCCAAAGAGACTGTGCACGAGCGGGTGATGACCACCGCCAAGATTCTGCAGTTGGAAGAGCTGCTGCATCGTAAACCCAAGGCGCTCTCTGGCGGTCAACGCCAGCGGGTGGCGATGGGCCGAGCGATGGCACGGGAACCGCGCATTCTGCTGTTTGACGAGCCGCTCTCCAACCTGGATGCCTCGCTGCGGGTACAGATGCGTAACGAGATCGCCCGGCTGCATAACCGCCTGGGCTCCACCATGATTTACGTGACCCACGACCAGGTGGAAGCCATGACCCTGGCCGATAAAATCGTGGTGCTCAATGGTGGCTTTGTGGAGCAGGTGGGCAGCCCACACGAGCTTTATCAGCGCCCGGCGACGAAATTCGTTGCCGGGTTTATCGGCTCCCCGACCATGAACTTTATGCCCACAGAGCTGATCGCTGGCGATGCCAACGGCTGTCGCGTTCGGGCTGCAGGGATTGGCGAACTTACCCTGCCCCAGAATGCCCAGCAGTTGCGTAGCGGTGAAGCCTTGACGCTTGGCATTCGCCCAGAGCATCTATGCTTGGCGGCGCCCACCGATGACAACTGCTTTGATATCGTCAACGTCGAGTATTTAGGCAACGAGGTTTACGTCTACCTTGAGCCCAAACAGGGCGACACACTGCTGATCCATCGCAGCGAAGCACCCAGCCAGTGGCAGGAGGGCCAGCAGGTGTCACTGGCAGCAGATTGGGAAAAAGTACACTTGTTTGATGAGAGCGGTACGGCACTGACACTACCCACTCAACAAGCAGCGGCTTAA